In Treponema vincentii, a single window of DNA contains:
- a CDS encoding SIR2 family NAD-dependent protein deacylase: MREAIEQLKQIISEAETVVIGAGSGLSTSAGFTYSGERFEKYFSDFAVKYGFQDMYSGGFAPFASLEERWAYWSRYIMINRYMDPPKPVYNNILSLVRNKDYFVLTTNVDHCFQKAGFDKERLFYTQGDYGLFQCSEPCHQKTYDNEKQIRAMWEFRDEMKIPSELVPHCPVCGKPMSMNLRADDTFVTDEGWSKAANQYETFLQSRNITSRSSQQEGTGKVLFLELGVGRNTPGIIKYPFWQMTAKNPNAQYVCINFGEAFAPYEIEKRSLCINDDIGGVLQELL; this comes from the coding sequence ATGAGAGAAGCTATTGAGCAATTAAAACAGATTATTTCCGAAGCGGAAACCGTTGTCATCGGTGCAGGGAGCGGTCTTTCCACTTCGGCAGGCTTCACCTATTCCGGTGAGCGGTTTGAAAAATATTTTTCCGATTTTGCGGTCAAATACGGTTTTCAGGATATGTATTCGGGCGGATTTGCTCCTTTTGCCTCGCTTGAAGAGCGTTGGGCATACTGGAGCCGCTATATTATGATAAACCGTTATATGGATCCGCCCAAACCGGTTTATAACAACATACTTTCGCTTGTGCGGAACAAAGATTATTTTGTGCTTACGACAAACGTAGACCATTGCTTCCAAAAAGCGGGTTTTGACAAGGAGCGGCTGTTTTATACGCAGGGCGACTACGGGCTGTTTCAATGCAGTGAACCGTGTCATCAAAAAACCTATGACAACGAAAAACAAATCCGCGCAATGTGGGAATTCCGCGACGAGATGAAAATCCCGTCAGAACTTGTACCGCATTGTCCTGTTTGCGGAAAACCGATGAGTATGAACCTTCGGGCAGATGACACTTTTGTTACAGATGAGGGCTGGTCTAAGGCAGCCAATCAATATGAAACATTTTTACAAAGCCGGAATATAACAAGCCGTTCCAGTCAACAAGAAGGAACGGGGAAGGTGTTGTTTCTTGAGCTGGGTGTTGGAAGAAACACTCCCGGAATTATAAAGTATCCGTTTTGGCAGATGACAGCAAAAAATCCGAATGCGCAGTATGTTTGTATAAATTTTGGGGAAGCGTTTGCACCGTACGAAATAGAAAAACGGTCGCTCTGTATCAATGATGACATTGGCGGGGTTTTGCAAGAACTACTATAA
- a CDS encoding iron-containing alcohol dehydrogenase — protein MKYATFSIPPKIVHGVGALEFLSTLEGKKAAIVTGGSSMKKFGFVDEAKGYLEKAGMQVLVIDGVEPDPSVKTCKEGGAKMAAFNPDWIIALGGGSAMDAAKIMWVYYEYPGYNFDDLAAFKFPKLRTKARLVGVPSTSGTASEITAFSVITDTEKNIKYPLVSPDIIPDIAIVDDRIPAKMPPLVTAQTGMDVMTHAIEAYVSTAHDDYTDPYALEAIRLVFDYLERAVANGNDMEARGKMHTASTVAGIAFSNCSLGIVHSMAHKIGGEFHLTHGEANAIMLPYIINYNRKETDRYSKLEGALGIDDIAKAVSALNRKVGITRTIQEGKNTVIAEDKFLKVLDLMSERAFNDACTLTNPRKTSPADIKKIYLAAYYGKEIDF, from the coding sequence ATGAAGTACGCAACATTCAGTATCCCCCCGAAAATTGTACACGGGGTTGGAGCCTTGGAATTCCTTTCTACCTTGGAAGGAAAGAAAGCCGCTATTGTTACCGGTGGAAGCTCGATGAAAAAATTCGGCTTCGTCGATGAAGCGAAGGGCTATCTGGAAAAAGCAGGTATGCAAGTGCTGGTTATCGACGGTGTAGAACCCGATCCTTCCGTTAAAACCTGTAAAGAAGGCGGCGCAAAGATGGCAGCCTTTAATCCAGACTGGATTATCGCATTGGGCGGCGGATCTGCAATGGATGCTGCAAAAATCATGTGGGTGTACTACGAATACCCCGGTTATAACTTTGACGACTTAGCTGCCTTCAAATTCCCGAAGCTGCGGACAAAAGCAAGGCTGGTCGGTGTTCCTTCTACCTCCGGAACCGCTTCCGAAATCACCGCCTTCTCCGTTATTACCGACACGGAAAAGAATATCAAATATCCGCTCGTAAGCCCTGATATTATCCCCGACATTGCAATTGTTGATGATAGAATCCCTGCGAAGATGCCGCCGCTGGTAACGGCTCAGACAGGTATGGACGTTATGACCCATGCTATCGAAGCATACGTGTCTACCGCCCATGACGATTACACCGACCCCTATGCACTTGAAGCAATCCGGCTGGTATTCGACTATCTGGAACGGGCTGTTGCAAACGGGAACGATATGGAAGCACGCGGAAAAATGCACACGGCATCTACGGTTGCCGGTATCGCATTCAGCAACTGCTCACTCGGTATCGTACACTCGATGGCACATAAGATCGGCGGTGAATTCCATCTGACACACGGTGAAGCAAACGCAATTATGCTTCCGTATATTATCAACTACAATAGAAAAGAAACCGACCGCTACAGCAAGCTGGAAGGCGCTTTGGGTATCGACGATATTGCAAAGGCTGTCTCTGCCTTGAACCGGAAAGTCGGCATTACCCGCACCATTCAGGAAGGCAAGAATACCGTTATTGCAGAAGATAAATTCCTCAAGGTGTTGGATTTGATGAGCGAAAGAGCCTTTAACGATGCTTGTACGCTGACCAATCCGCGCAAAACCTCTCCCGCCGATATTAAGAAGATTTACCTTGCAGCCTATTACGGCAAGGAAATTGATTTTTAA